In Haloarcula rubripromontorii, the sequence CGCGGATCGGTGTCCCACTCTGATAGTTCGCGCTCGCGAGTTCGACGGCGACAAAATACGTGTCGTTGTCGGGATCGTCGACGACGACAACGTTGCTGTCGTTGAGTCGTAGCGGGTCCGCGTCAGCGTTCGCACCGACGTTCGTCCGGTTGACCCAGATATTGAACGCGTCCCCGTCTCCGGTGGCTTGGAGGAACGCAGCCGTGGTGTCGCCCGCGCCCTCGACATCCGACCGGTAGTCGAGCGCGCCCTCGATACCGGTGGCAGTGATCCGGTGGACCACGATGTCACCGTCCGCGACCTCGCTCGACTGCGTGAGGTTCGCCCCGACGCGGTCGTGGATTCCGATATCCTCGTCCGTGAGGTCGGCGTCCTTCGGGGCGACCCAGCTCTGGACGCGCTCCGTCGAACGTGTTTCGAGGCGGAGCGTCCCAGTTGTATCGGGGTCATCGCTCCTGCTCGTGCCGGCGGTTGCATTCATCTCGTAGCTGGCCGCCTCAAGCGCTTCGGCCGTGAGATCGTCTCGCGCGAACGAGCCACTCTCGCTGACGCCGCTGATCTCGTCATCGCCCGAGACGCTGAGGACATCGCTCGCCGAAATGCTCGCGTTCCCGCTGTTGGGGACGCCCGCGAGGTAGCTGTTGAACAGGACGGTGACCTCACCGTCGCCGTCGTCGTCGGTGATCTGACCCGAGACGGCGTAGTTCTCCTCGCTTTCGTCCCCGATGACCACGTAGCCGTCGTCGGTGTTCTCGAACCGGTACGTGACGCTGACCACGTCGCCCCGCTCGTCGGAGACGACGCTGTTCTCGAAGCGCACCTCGCCCTCCTGTGCCTCGGAGACGCTGATGTCATCCGAGGTGACCGTGACGCCGGTCTGGTTATCCGTGACGCTGACCGTGTACGGTCCGTCGTCGGCAGACTGGCTGCCGAAATCGAACTCGACAGACTCTGTTCCGTCGAGGATCTCGACCGCGGTGGCAACTTCGTCGCCGTCGCTGGCGGACAGCGTCGCGGTCGCCGCCGTCCCACCGCGGACAGATGTCACGTCGGCGGTGACACTGTCCTCGTCGGTGATATTTGTGTCCGCCTCGATGGTGAGGTCGAGGTCGCTGAGACGGAAGCCTGCGGTATCGGAGCCTGCGGTGATATCGTAGCGCTGTCCCGCGTCGAGGTCGTCCGTATCAAGGACGTAGACCTGGCTGTTGTCCGCATAGCTTCCATCGAGGACGACGCTCCCGCCGTCGGCCTCGACGAGCAAGTCAGAGTCAGGATCGGCGTCGATATCTTCGATAGCGATGACCTCGCCGTGATAGACGTTCACATCGGAGTCACTGCTGGAGGCCGGTGTGATCGTCTGGGAAGTCACGTCTATGTCTGTCGCGGTGACGGCGTCGCTCCCAAAGTCGGTGAGCGTCACCGTCAGGTTCCGGTCCGGCGTCACGTCTTCCGTAAGGTCGATTGCGACGCGGCCGCCGGTCCCATCCGCCTCGATGCTATCGACCAGCGTACCGGAGACGTCGTCGCCGTCAAGATAGACTTCGAGTTCGCCGGTCCCGTCGAGTCCGTTCGTGACGGACCTGCTCAGCGCCAGTTCAACCGTACTCGCCCCACTGGCGTCGGAGTACTCGACTGCCTGCTCGACGCTCACGTTACTGGCGGCCGCCGCCGTCCCGGAGACAGCGACAGTTCCCGCGACCACTGACATCAGCAACAGCGCCGAGAGCAACACACTGCGGAGTTTCTCGGTCGCCCCTGTTCTCGATTCCGTTGTCGTGCGATCTGTCCACATCGACGATCTCCGCCGCAGACTTCGTGCGTCGTTCGGAGAGTCACGCCGAGTCGAACTATCGGCATTGCACACCATGCGTTTTAGGCAAGCCTAAAACAACACATATAGATTGTGGATTTTAGGCTAGCCAAAAAATATGAGGTTCACTGAACCGCATCATGCCGGTCTGGCTGTCTGAGTGGTTTGGCGTGTTTTTAGGTACGCCTAAATCATAAAGGCGTTCCGGTATTTACGCTAGCTAAAATGTCCCGGCGGCAGTTTGGGCGTGCTAGCATCCCACCACAATAGCGGGAGACGCAGCCCACTCCGACAGGCGCGTTTGGACAACCATTTAACCGACCCCTTAGAATCCCTGCCCATGTCGAATCCGCGAATCCTGATTCTCGGGCCGCCGGGAGCCGGCAAAGGAACGCAGAGCGCCAACCTCGCCGACGAGTACGGCGTCGAACACATCACGACCGGTGACGCGCTCCGGGCGAACAAGGACATGGACATTAGCGACATGAACACCGAGTACGACACGCCCCGCGAGTACATGGAAGCGGGCGACCTCGTCCCCGACGCGGTGGTCAACGCTATCGTCGACGAAGCGCTCTCACAGGCCGACGGCTTCGTCCTCGACGGCTACCCGCGTAACCTCGACCAGGCCGAAGAACTGGAAGGGATGACCGACCTCGACGTGATTCTCTCGCTCGATGTCTCGCGGGAGGAACTGGTCGACCGGCTCACCGGTCGCCGCGTCTGTGACGACTGCGGAGCGAACTACCACGTCGAGTTCAACCAGCCCGAGGAGGAGGGTGTCTGCGACGAGTGTGGCGGCGACCTCATCCAGCGCGACGACGACAACGAGGAGTCCGTCCGCAACCGACTGGACGTGTTCGACGACAACACCGCGCCAGTCATCGACCACTACGAGGACCACGACGGCTTCGTCGCGGTCGACGGCGAGCAGACGCCCGACGAGGTCTGGAGCGAGATTCAGGCCGCTGTCGACGCACAGACGGCCTGAGACCCGGCGCACCTACCGTTCGAGGGCGATATCGTCGAGACAGTCAGAGTAAAACGTTGATATGCCGTCGCAACTCAAGCACACACAATGGCACGTACCGCGCCGAAGGTAGAACGACTCGCCGAAGACGGCGAGGCAATGACTGACGCGCTCTCGACGGTGCTCGCTGCGGCCGAAGAGAACGGGACCGTCACCTGGAGTGACGTGAGTGACGACCTCACGAGCGGTGAGTGGGGACGGCTCATCGAGTCCGGCCTGCTCATCGACGCCGATGGCGAGGGGTTCGTCATCGACGACCCCGAGGGCGTCCGCGAGGCGCTCGAAGAGTCCGACGCGGCACCGAGCGATGACGACGAGGACAGCGGCTGGTCGAAGTGGGACAAGCTCGCCGGCCTCGGAACGCTCGGCCTGTTTGCCGGCTACTCGATGACTTCTGTCCGGGACGTTATCGCGGGCGGGGTCATCGATATCGTCCTCGGGCCGCTCAACGATATGCTCCCCTTTTATGTCGTCATCCTGGTGCTTGCGATTATTACCGGGACTACCTCGACGATTCTGCAGGACAACCTCATGGACATGTCGGGGATGGGTGACCATCAAGAGAAGATGGAGGACCTGAAAGAGCGCCGCAAGGCTGCGAAGGAACGCGACGACCAGGAAGCTCTAGACCGGCTCGAAGAGGAGCAGATGGAGCTGATGACCGACCAGATGGGGATGTTCAAACAGCAGTTCCGCCCGATGGTGTGGATCATGCTGGTCAACATCCCGCTGTTCCTCTGGCTCTACTGGATCGTCTTCGGAGCCGGCGTCGAGGCGAGCCCGGTGATTACGCTCCCCATCTTCGGGGAGGTCGAGGCGTGGCGCAACGGCATCGCCGGCCCGGTCCAGGCGTGGATTGTCTGGTACTTCCTGTGCTCGCTCTCGTTCACCCAGATCATCCGGAAGGCGCTCAACGTCGAGACGACGCCGACCGGGTAGGCACGAAGAGACAGCCCTTTCTATCGGGGCCACCCGAACACCTCTATGTTGATTACCGTCTCCGGGCCGGCCGGCAGCGGCAAGAGTACACTTGCCAAGAGTCTGGCCGACGCACTGAATTACGAGCACGTCAGCGGCGGCGACATCTTCCGCTCGCTGGCCGAAGAGCGCGGGATGACACCGCTCGAACTGAACAAAGCCGCCGAGGAGGACGACCAGATCGACCGCGACCTCGACCGGCGGCTCAGGGACATCGCCGCCGAGCGCGACGACCTCGTGCTGGAGTCCCGTCTCGCCGGCTGGATGGCGGGCGAGTACGCCGACATGAAACTGTGGCTGACTGCGCCGCTGGACGTGCGCGCGGACCGCATCGCGACGCGGGAGAACAAGCCCTTCGAGCAGGCCAAGACCGAGACGAAAGAGCGCGGCGAGAGCGAGGCCCAGCGCTACAGCGACTACTACGACATCGACTTCGACGACCTCTCTATCTACGACCTGTCGGTCAACACCGCCCGCTGGGACCCACAGGGCGTCCTGAGCGTGACCCTCCATGCCGTCGAGTCGTACAGCCCCGATGGCGACGAAGGGAAGGCACCGGTCGAGAACATCCGGTACGAGTTCTGAGCCGATGACGCTCCGTGACCCGCCCGGCGACCGCGACCTCGACTCGCTTCGGTCCTTCGGCGTCGTCAATCTCGACAAGCCGCCGGGGCCGTCGGCCCACCAGGTCGCGGCCTGGATTCGCGACGCCACCGGCCAGGACCGGGTCGCCCACGGCGGAACGCTCGACCCGAAAGTGACGGGCTGTCTGCCCGTGTTGCTCGGCGACGCCGCCCGGATGGCGCAGGTGTTCGACGACGCCGTCAAGGAGTACGTCACTGTGCTGGAACTCCACGACCAGGTCCCGGCAGACATCACGGACATCGTCGCCGAGTTCGAGACTGACATCTACCAGAAGCCACCTCGGAAGAGTGCGGTGAAGCGCCAGCTGCGCTCTCGCCGGATTCACGCACTGGATATCCTCGAACAGGGTGAGCGCCGACTGCTCCTGCGAGTCCGGTGTGCTTCGGGCACGTACATCCGGAAACTGTGTCACGACATCGGGCTGGCGGCGGGGACCGGGGCACACATGGGCGACCTCCGACGGACGGCGACGGGGACCTTCGACGACGCGTCGCTATCGACAATGCACGACCTCGTGGACGCGATAGCCTTCGCTGAGGACGGTGACGAAGCACAACTGCGCGAGATTATCCAGCCCGCAGAACGCGCGCTGGTCCACCTGCCGCGGGTCACGATTGCGCCCAGCGCCGCCCGCGAAGTCGCCGAGGGCGCGCCAGTGTACGCGCCGGGCGTCATCGAAGTCGGACCAGCCGAGGTGGGCGACGCGGCGCCCGAAATCGGGACTCAGGTCGTCTCCGTTACTCCCGACGGCGCTGCAGTCTGTCTCGGAACACTCGTCGGCGACCCAGACGCAGATGACGGCCTCGTTGTCGAAATCGACCGCGTGCTGGTATAAGTCGGCGTGCCGGTGCCGGCGTCGGTCGTGCTGAGCGGGTATGCGTACGTCGCGGGAAAAACTAAGACCGTCTCCCACGTAGTACTAGCATGGACCGATGGGTCGACCCCGACGAGGCCGACCCGGCGCAGTGGCGTGGAAGAGGGCCGTACGACGACCTGCGCCGGGGCGCTGAGACGGTCTCGGTACTCGAACGCGCCCTCCGAACGTCGTTACCATATCAGCACGAGGTCGACATTCACCACGACGACGACGTCGCCGAACAGTTCCAGTCCAGTGAGTACGAACACGCACGTGTCATCTACAACAGCGGCGTAGACGCCAACCGGCGGATCAAGCTCCTTACCCGCGGGGTGCTGTGGGGTGGCGGTGAGACACACCAGCGGTTCCAGGCACAGTACCGCCGACCGCCGCCGCCGGCTGAGTCCGTTCCGTTCGGGGAGTACACCGTCTGGAGCCGGTACCAGTACGGGACCATCGAACGGACCGACGACGGGCTGACGTTCACCGAGAGCGATGAAACCCCGGACGAATCGCTCCGAGAACTCGACTGGGGGGCTCTGTTCGACCCGGTTCAGGAACGGCTCGCAGAACTGGAGCTGGTCCGGAATCCCACCTTCGGCAAGTACCGTCTCGAGGAACTCGACGAGTGGGAGGCCTACCGAACGCGGTTCCAGTACGACCCCGGCGCGTTCGCCGTCGGCCCCTGATTAGTGGCTGTATAATAAACGGGGGAGAAGGCGTTGCATACGGTCATGACGCACCTACTGACCACGGTCCCGCTCCAGGCCGGCGGCGGGTTCCTCGAACTGGCGTTGCTGTTCCTCGTCCTCGCTGTCGTCGCCGGACTGGCTGGGCTGGGCGGTATCGCGGGACTCAGCATGCGAATCGCAAAAATACTCGTGGTCGTATTCCTCGTCCTGATGGTCGTTAGCTTCCTGCTGTGATGCCGTGTCGGTGGCCAGTGTTACCGCCAGACCGTTTCTGAATCCTTTTATCCACGTGACGACTTCTATCGGGTATGACTGAGCAGGACGCAGCCGACGACGCGGCCGCGACCGAGGAGTCGACCGCGAGCGAGGCGCAAGCGGACGACGCGGACATCGAGGACGCGCCGGAAGGCGTCGATGCGGACGAAGTCGACCTCGGCGAGTTTGATATCGACGACGAATTGGTCGACCGGGTCGCCGAATCGGATCCTGAAGACATCGCCCGGGAACTCTCCGCGCTACGGACGCGCGTGGACAGCCTCGAATCGCAGGTCGAACAGCAGGACGGCGACATCGAGGAGCTAGAGGAGAAGCTCAAACGCAAGCAAGCGGAGTTCCAGAACTACAAGAAGCGGATGGACAAGCGCCGCGAGCAGGAACAGAAGCGTGCCACCGAAGACCTCGTAACGCGTCTGCTCGACGTTCGAGACAATCTGGAGCGGGCACTCGACCAGGACGAGGACACGGACATCAGGGGCGGCGTCGAGTCCACGCTCCGCCAGCTCGACGACGTACTCGACGCAGAGAACGTCGAGGTTATCGACCCCGAGCCCGGCGAGGACGTGGACCCGACACAGCAGCAGGTGCTGGCCCGCGTCGACAGCGACCAGCCCGAGGGGACCATTGCAGACGTCCACCGGCCCGGCTACGAGATGGCCGACAAGGTGTTGCGCGAGGCGCAGGTCACGGTCAGCGAGAGCGAGGAGTAGCGGGCGATATCGACGGTATAGCGGTCGTATAGCGGTACATTAAATAATCACCGGTCAGAGAAGACTATCGAGTATAAAACCGCCCGGAGGAGGTCCCTTTGTCCGTTTTTCCAATCAGTACATCTAGCAACTTTTAACCGGCCCAATCCGCTATGAGCGGGTAAGATGGCGAGCAACAAGATTCTGGGTATCGACCTTGGGACCACGAACAGCGCGTTCGCGGTCATGGAAGGTGGCGACCCCGAAATCATTGTCAACGGCGAAGGCGAGCGGACAACACCGTCCGTCGTCGCGTTCGACGACGGCGAGCGACTCGTCGGGAAGCCGGCGAAGAACCAGGCGGTAAAGAACCCCGACGAGACGATCCAGTCGATCAAGCGCCACATGGGCGAAGACGACTACACGGTCGAACTGGACGGCGAGGAGTACACGCCGGAGCAGGTCTCGGCGATGATTCTCCAGAAGATCAAACACGACGCCGAGGAGTACCTCGGCGACGAGATCGAGAAGGCGGTTATTACCGTCCCGGCCTATTTCAACGACCGACAGCGCCAGGCGACCAAGGACGCCGGCGAAATCGCTGGCTTCGAGGTCGAGCGCATCGTCAACGAGCCGACCGCGGCCGCGATGGCCTACGGTCTCGATGACGAGTCCGACCAGACCGTTCTCGTGTACGATCTCGGTGGCGGCACCTTCGATGTCTCTGTCCTCGACCTCGGTGGCGGCGTCTACGAGGTCGTCGCCACGAACGGGGACAACGACCTCGGTGGCGACGACTGGGACCACGCCATCATCGACTATCTGGCCGACGAGTTCGAGGCCGAACACGGCATCGACCTCCGCGACGACCGGCAGGCGCTCCAGCGGCTGACCGAGGCCGCCGAAGAGGCCAAGATCGAACTCTCCTCGCGCAAGGAGACCCGCATCAACCTCCCGTTCATCGCGACCACAGACGACGGCCCGCTGGACCTCGAACAGAAGATCACGCGTGCGAAGTTCGAGTCCCTGACCGAGGATCTCATCGAGCGCACCGTCGGCCCGACGGAGCAAGCGCTTGCCGACGCGGACTACACCAAAAGCGACATCGACGAGGTCATCCTCGTCGGTGGCTCGACGCGGATGCCACAGGTGCAGGACCAGGTCGAGGAGATGACCGGGCAGGAACCGAAGAAGAACGTCAACCCCGACGAGGCCGTCGCACTGGGCGCGGCCATTCAGGCCGGCGTCCTCTCCGGCGACGTGGACGACATCGTCCTGCTCGACGTGACGCCGCTGTCGCTGGGTGTCGAGGTCAAGGGCGGCCTCTTCGAGCGGCTCATCGACAAGAACACCACCATCCCGACCGAGGAATCGAAGATCTTCACGACCGCACAGGACAACCAGACGCAAGTCCAGATCCGTGTCTTCCAAGGCGAGCGTGAAATCGCCGAAGAGAACGAACTGCTCGGCGCGTTCGCGCTCTCGGGCATCCCGCCGGCCCCCGCCGGCACCCCCCAGATTGAAGTGTCGTTCAACATCGACGAGAACGGCATCGTCAACGTCGAAGCCGAGGACAAGGGCTCGGGCAACAAGGAGGACATCACCATCGAAGGCGGTGCCGGTCTCTCCGACGAGCAGATCGAGGAGATGCAACAGGAGGCCGAACAGCACGCCGAAGAGGACGAACAGCGCCGCGAGCGTATCGAAGCCCGCAACGAGGCCGAGGCGTCCGTCCGCCGCGCCGAGACGCTCCTCGACGAAAACGAGGAGGAGATAGACGACGACCTCCGGGCCGACATCGAGGCCAAAATCGAGGACGTCGAGGAGGTCCTCGAAGACGAGGACGCCACGAAAGAGGACTACGAGGAAGTCACCGAGACCCTGAGCGAGGAACTGCAGGAGATCGGCAAGCAAATGTATCAGGATCAGGCCCAGCAGGCCGCAGGCGGCGCCGCGGGCGCTGGTCCGGGTGGCGCGGCCGGCCCCGGCGGTGCTGCCGGACCGGGCGGCGCAGCAGGCGGCGCGGCCGGACAGGGTGAGGAGTACGTCGACGCCGACTTCGAAGACGTCGACGACGAAGACGAATAACGCAGATCACATCGCTTTCGTCAGTATAACGGAGTGGAAGCTGACCGACTGGCAGGCCATCACCGAACTGTGACCGGCTGGCACAGTCACGCCAGTTCGGTCTAGTACTGTGAGGTGGTCGAAGCAAAGTGCAGTGGCGAAAGTGACCGTTCGTCGCCTGTCTGTACGTGGTTGAACTGCCGAGCAGGAGTCGTCTAACCGGAGCGTTCTCCTCAGAAGTTACTGTACTGTGAGCCAGTCCAGCTGCGACAGGATGTCACGTTCGGAGCGGCTCTGTATCGATGCAGCTCCAGCCCCGACAAGAGGGTCGATGTTCGGGTCAAGCAAACTTAGTTGCCCTCTCCAATATATACGAAAACTGACTTGTAAATTAATCGTAGAATTAATATGTTTGACTAACACAGTTCTAGTAATGAGTGGGTCCGACAGCCAGCCCGGCCGGCCATCTGACGACCCGGACACGCTCCATATGGAGTTCGACTGGAACGCGGTCTCACCGTCAGTAGCAGTCGTACAAACGGTCGCAATCGCGGCTGACCGGGAGGCCACAGAGCTGTCGCCGCTCATCGAAACGCTCGATCCGGACGCGCTCGATCAACTATTTGTTCAGTCGTCAGGGCCAGACAGTACCGTCTCGCTTTCGTTTCGGTTGGGCAAGTACGCAGTAACCGTGACCGGAACCGGGGACGTGTATGTCCGAGCCGAGTCTGTCAGTTTGTGACTGCGCGCGCGGAAGGAACACCACCGTCGAAGCCCAAGAACGCTTCTCGGAACCGCTCTGGCGGCGCTCCCTGTGAGGAAACAGTCAGCCGGTCTCATTCCCGAGCGTTACTGTATCGAGCGTCGTCGTCCGCTCGTCGGGCGCACCGAGCGGCCGGCCGGTCCATCGGACAGCGACGGTGTCGCCGCTATCGAGATAGAAGCCGACCGAGATGTCGCCATCAAGGTAGTTCCCGTCACCGTCCGAGTCCACGCGCGGGTCGTCAACAACGACCGTGTCGCCGGAGCCGACGGGCAATTGGTCCGCCTCAGCCCACGTCAGCGTAGTCGAGCGGTTCCGGTCGGTGTCGGTGACGACGAGCGCCACCGCGTGCGTGCTGGTGTCCGTGAGACGGTCTCCGTCGGTGTGGGTGAGCGTGACTGTCCCCGCCTCGGCATCGAACTGGCCGTCGATGGTGACCGACGGCGACGCCGTCCGCAGGTCAGCGCCGGGGCCGACGACGAGTGCGACCAGTCCGACGACGGCCAGCGCCGCGAGCCCCCAGACTGCGACTCGCTCGACCGTGACGAGACCCCGGTGACCACGCGACGACTCAGGACTCATTGCCCGAATCCTCCCCCGGCACGAAAATAAGCGCCCCGGTACGGGCCGAACACGACTAATCGGTAACCCGTTCTTTTGAAGTAGCTCAATCGTCTAAGCCTTGTACAACGAATGAGTCAGGATTTCTACGAGATACTGGGTGTCTCTCGGGACGCCTCCGAAGACGAGATCAAGGAGGCCTATCGAGAGAAAGCCCGGGAATACCACCCGGACGTGAGCGACGATCCCGACGCCGAAGAGAAGTTCAAGCAGGCCAAGAAGGCCAAGGAGGTCCTCACCGACGAGGAGAAGCGCCAGATGTACGACCAGATGGGCCACGAGCGCTTCGAGCAGGCCGAGAAGCGCGGCGGCGCTGGCGGTGGCGGCGGCCGCGGCGGGATGGGCGGGGACCCGTTCGGTGGCGGCGCTGGCGGTTTCGATATGCAGGATATCTTCGACCAGTTCTTCGGAGGCGGCGGCCGCGGCGGGCGCGGTGGCAGCCGACGGCGACAGGGACAGGACCTCCAGACGAGACTAGAGATCGACCTCGAAGAGGCCTACAACGGCGCAACGAAGCAGCTGAACGTCACTCGGCCGGAAGCCTGCGACGACTGTGACGGGGCCGGTCATCCACCGGGAGCCGACTCACAGACCTGTCCGGAGTGTAACGGCCAGGGCCAGACGACACAGGTCCAGCAGACGCCGATGGGACGGGTTCAGCAGACGACGACCTGCCGCCGGTGTGAGGGCGAAGGGACACTGTACGACGAAACGTGTTCGACCTGCCGGGGCAACGGCGTCGTCCAGAACGACGCGAGCCTCGAAGTCGAGATCCCGTCCGGTATCGCCGACGGACAGACGCTCCGGATGGAGCGTGAGGGCGCGCCCGGGGAACACGGCGGCCCGAACGGAGACCTGCTCATCGAGGTGAGCGTCCGCGACCACCCGGACTTCGAGCGCGACGGTGACGACCTGCAACACCAACAGGCCATCTCGTTCCCGCAGGCCGTCTTCGGCGACAACATCACCGTCCCGACGCTGGACGGCGAGGTCGAGGTCGACGTGCCAAGCGGTACCCAGAGCGGTGAGGTGTTCCGTCTAGAGGGCAAGGGTATGCCCCGACTCCGCCGCCGCGGCCGGGGAGACCTCTACGTGCAGGTGCAAGTCGTCACACCCGACAGCCTGAATGCCGAACAGAAAGAGGCCCTCGAACAGTTCGCGGAGGC encodes:
- a CDS encoding HalOD1 output domain-containing protein, coding for MSGSDSQPGRPSDDPDTLHMEFDWNAVSPSVAVVQTVAIAADREATELSPLIETLDPDALDQLFVQSSGPDSTVSLSFRLGKYAVTVTGTGDVYVRAESVSL
- the dnaJ gene encoding molecular chaperone DnaJ, with protein sequence MSQDFYEILGVSRDASEDEIKEAYREKAREYHPDVSDDPDAEEKFKQAKKAKEVLTDEEKRQMYDQMGHERFEQAEKRGGAGGGGGRGGMGGDPFGGGAGGFDMQDIFDQFFGGGGRGGRGGSRRRQGQDLQTRLEIDLEEAYNGATKQLNVTRPEACDDCDGAGHPPGADSQTCPECNGQGQTTQVQQTPMGRVQQTTTCRRCEGEGTLYDETCSTCRGNGVVQNDASLEVEIPSGIADGQTLRMEREGAPGEHGGPNGDLLIEVSVRDHPDFERDGDDLQHQQAISFPQAVFGDNITVPTLDGEVEVDVPSGTQSGEVFRLEGKGMPRLRRRGRGDLYVQVQVVTPDSLNAEQKEALEQFAEAGGEEVDVEEGFFEKLKNSL
- a CDS encoding DUF1328 family protein yields the protein MTHLLTTVPLQAGGGFLELALLFLVLAVVAGLAGLGGIAGLSMRIAKILVVVFLVLMVVSFLL
- the cmk gene encoding (d)CMP kinase, coding for MLITVSGPAGSGKSTLAKSLADALNYEHVSGGDIFRSLAEERGMTPLELNKAAEEDDQIDRDLDRRLRDIAAERDDLVLESRLAGWMAGEYADMKLWLTAPLDVRADRIATRENKPFEQAKTETKERGESEAQRYSDYYDIDFDDLSIYDLSVNTARWDPQGVLSVTLHAVESYSPDGDEGKAPVENIRYEF
- a CDS encoding nucleotide exchange factor GrpE: MTEQDAADDAAATEESTASEAQADDADIEDAPEGVDADEVDLGEFDIDDELVDRVAESDPEDIARELSALRTRVDSLESQVEQQDGDIEELEEKLKRKQAEFQNYKKRMDKRREQEQKRATEDLVTRLLDVRDNLERALDQDEDTDIRGGVESTLRQLDDVLDAENVEVIDPEPGEDVDPTQQQVLARVDSDQPEGTIADVHRPGYEMADKVLREAQVTVSESEE
- the dnaK gene encoding molecular chaperone DnaK, which encodes MASNKILGIDLGTTNSAFAVMEGGDPEIIVNGEGERTTPSVVAFDDGERLVGKPAKNQAVKNPDETIQSIKRHMGEDDYTVELDGEEYTPEQVSAMILQKIKHDAEEYLGDEIEKAVITVPAYFNDRQRQATKDAGEIAGFEVERIVNEPTAAAMAYGLDDESDQTVLVYDLGGGTFDVSVLDLGGGVYEVVATNGDNDLGGDDWDHAIIDYLADEFEAEHGIDLRDDRQALQRLTEAAEEAKIELSSRKETRINLPFIATTDDGPLDLEQKITRAKFESLTEDLIERTVGPTEQALADADYTKSDIDEVILVGGSTRMPQVQDQVEEMTGQEPKKNVNPDEAVALGAAIQAGVLSGDVDDIVLLDVTPLSLGVEVKGGLFERLIDKNTTIPTEESKIFTTAQDNQTQVQIRVFQGEREIAEENELLGAFALSGIPPAPAGTPQIEVSFNIDENGIVNVEAEDKGSGNKEDITIEGGAGLSDEQIEEMQQEAEQHAEEDEQRRERIEARNEAEASVRRAETLLDENEEEIDDDLRADIEAKIEDVEEVLEDEDATKEDYEEVTETLSEELQEIGKQMYQDQAQQAAGGAAGAGPGGAAGPGGAAGPGGAAGGAAGQGEEYVDADFEDVDDEDE
- a CDS encoding DUF106 domain-containing protein, translated to MARTAPKVERLAEDGEAMTDALSTVLAAAEENGTVTWSDVSDDLTSGEWGRLIESGLLIDADGEGFVIDDPEGVREALEESDAAPSDDDEDSGWSKWDKLAGLGTLGLFAGYSMTSVRDVIAGGVIDIVLGPLNDMLPFYVVILVLAIITGTTSTILQDNLMDMSGMGDHQEKMEDLKERRKAAKERDDQEALDRLEEEQMELMTDQMGMFKQQFRPMVWIMLVNIPLFLWLYWIVFGAGVEASPVITLPIFGEVEAWRNGIAGPVQAWIVWYFLCSLSFTQIIRKALNVETTPTG
- a CDS encoding adenylate kinase, which gives rise to MSNPRILILGPPGAGKGTQSANLADEYGVEHITTGDALRANKDMDISDMNTEYDTPREYMEAGDLVPDAVVNAIVDEALSQADGFVLDGYPRNLDQAEELEGMTDLDVILSLDVSREELVDRLTGRRVCDDCGANYHVEFNQPEEEGVCDECGGDLIQRDDDNEESVRNRLDVFDDNTAPVIDHYEDHDGFVAVDGEQTPDEVWSEIQAAVDAQTA
- a CDS encoding RNA-guided pseudouridylation complex pseudouridine synthase subunit Cbf5 → MTLRDPPGDRDLDSLRSFGVVNLDKPPGPSAHQVAAWIRDATGQDRVAHGGTLDPKVTGCLPVLLGDAARMAQVFDDAVKEYVTVLELHDQVPADITDIVAEFETDIYQKPPRKSAVKRQLRSRRIHALDILEQGERRLLLRVRCASGTYIRKLCHDIGLAAGTGAHMGDLRRTATGTFDDASLSTMHDLVDAIAFAEDGDEAQLREIIQPAERALVHLPRVTIAPSAAREVAEGAPVYAPGVIEVGPAEVGDAAPEIGTQVVSVTPDGAAVCLGTLVGDPDADDGLVVEIDRVLV
- a CDS encoding DUF7827 domain-containing protein, which gives rise to MWTDRTTTESRTGATEKLRSVLLSALLLMSVVAGTVAVSGTAAAASNVSVEQAVEYSDASGASTVELALSRSVTNGLDGTGELEVYLDGDDVSGTLVDSIEADGTGGRVAIDLTEDVTPDRNLTVTLTDFGSDAVTATDIDVTSQTITPASSSDSDVNVYHGEVIAIEDIDADPDSDLLVEADGGSVVLDGSYADNSQVYVLDTDDLDAGQRYDITAGSDTAGFRLSDLDLTIEADTNITDEDSVTADVTSVRGGTAATATLSASDGDEVATAVEILDGTESVEFDFGSQSADDGPYTVSVTDNQTGVTVTSDDISVSEAQEGEVRFENSVVSDERGDVVSVTYRFENTDDGYVVIGDESEENYAVSGQITDDDGDGEVTVLFNSYLAGVPNSGNASISASDVLSVSGDDEISGVSESGSFARDDLTAEALEAASYEMNATAGTSRSDDPDTTGTLRLETRSTERVQSWVAPKDADLTDEDIGIHDRVGANLTQSSEVADGDIVVHRITATGIEGALDYRSDVEGAGDTTAAFLQATGDGDAFNIWVNRTNVGANADADPLRLNDSNVVVVDDPDNDTYFVAVELASANYQSGTPIRGDDDEVTTTFVVSDATGLTDEDDSGTANYTITERDAGLDATDGLVTVEAAANQSVSGTTTIAPGSEVEVSLDSESEANPFIRRPAATVASNGTFTATADMSEYAAGVNFTADVLDVDSDSFAVDGDGRIVTAAVENDAAESSNASASSSEATTEEPTDRPTEAPTPTESSDGAVAAPTEAQTATGSTDTGTTAASGPGFTAAVALVALVAAALLAVRHDT